In the genome of Neodiprion pinetum isolate iyNeoPine1 chromosome 2, iyNeoPine1.2, whole genome shotgun sequence, one region contains:
- the eIF1 gene encoding eukaryotic translation initiation factor eIF1, translating into MSIQNLNTFDPFADAIKGSDDDVQDGLVHIRIQQRNGRKTLTTVQGLSSEYDLKKIVRACKKEFACNGTVIEHPEYGEVLQLQGDQRENICQWLTKSGLAKPDQLKVHGF; encoded by the exons ATGTCCATCCAGAATCTTAACACATTCG accCCTTTGCAGATGCAATCAAGGGTTCAGATGATGATGTCCAAGACGGTCTCGTGCATATAAGGATTCAGCAGCGAAATGGTCGTAAGACCTTAACCACGGTGCAAGGACTCTCTTCGGAAtatgacttgaaaaaaattgtacgggCATGTAAAAAG GAGTTCGCCTGCAATGGGACAGTAATCGAGCACCCGGAGTACGGGGAGGTGCTGCAGCTGCAGGGGGACCAGCGAGAGAATATATGCCAGTGGCTAACAAAATCAGGTCTGGCAAAGCCTGACCAGTTGAAGGTTCacggtttttaa